The Streptomyces sp. NBC_00286 nucleotide sequence GCGGCCACCAGGGCGTGTACGGCGACTACCTGCAAAACGCGCAGGGCGAGGACGTCGTCGCCGGCATCCGCAACACGGTCCCGCTCGCCGATCTGGAAAAGATCGACAAGAAGTCGTACGACCAGCTGATGCAGATCATGGAGACCCTGGAGAACCACTACAAGGATCTGTGCGACATCGAATTCACCATCGAGCGCGGCCAGTTGTGGATGCTCCAGACGCGCGTCGGCAAGCGGACGGCGGGCGCGGCCTTCCGTATCGCGACCCAACTGGTGGACCAGGGGCTGATCGACGAGGCCGAGGCGCTGCAGCGTGTCAACGGCGCTCAGCTCGCGCAGCTGATGTTCCCGCGCTTCGACGAGGACACGAAGGTCGAGACGGTCGGCCGGGGCATCGCGGCCTCGCCGGGTGCGGCGGTCGGCAAGGCGGTCTTCGACTCGTACACGGCGGTGAAGTGGTCGCGTTCGGGCGAGAAGGTGATCCTGGTCCGCCGCGAGACGAACCCGGACGACCTGGACGGCATGATCGCGGCGGAGGGCATCCTGACCTCGCGGGGCGGCAAGACGTCCCACGCGGCGGTCGTGGCGCGCGGCATGGGCAAGACGTGTGTGTGCGGCGCGGAGGAGCTCGAGGTCGACACCAAGCGCCGTCGGATGACGGTCCCGGGCGGTCATGTGGTGGAGGAGGGCGACCTGATCTCGATCGACGGGTCGTCGGGCAAGGTCTACCTGGGCGAGGTCCCGGTCGTCCCGTCGCCGGTCGTGGAGTACTTCGAGGGCCGGATGCACGCGGGCGCCCAGGACGCCGACGAACTGGTCGAGGCCGTACACCGGATCATGGCGTTCGCCGACCGCAAGCGCCGCCTGCGGGTGCGCGCCAACGCGGACAACGCCGAGGACGCGATGCGCGCCCGTCGTTTCGGCGCGCAGGGCATCGGCCTGTGCCGTACGGAGCACATGTTCCTCGGTGACCGTCGTGAGCTGGTCGAGCGCCTCATCCTGGCCGACACGGAGGACGAGCGCGAGGAGTCGCTGAAGCAGCTGTTGCCGCTGCAGAAGCAGGACTTCGTGGAGCTGTTCTCGGCGATGGACGGCCTGCCGGTGACGGTCCGTCTGCTCGACCCGCCGCTGCACGAGTTCCTGCCCGACATCACTGAGCTGTCGGTCCGGGTCGCCCTGGCGGAGGCCCGCCAGGAGCCGCACGAGAACCTCCTCCGCCTCCTCCAGGCGGTGCACCGCCTGCACGAGCAGAACCCCATGCTGGGGCTCAGGGGTGTGAGGTTGGGCCTGGTCATCCCCGGCCTGTTCACCATGCAGGTACGGGCGATCGCCGAGGCCGCGGCCGAGCGCAAGAACGCCAAGGGCGATCCGCGAGCGGAGATCATGATCCCGCTGGTCGGTACGGTCCAGGAGCTGGAGATCGTCCGCGAGGAGGCCGACCAGGTCGTCGCGGAGGTCGAGGCGGCGACGGGTACGGAACTCAAGCTGTCGATCGGCACGATGATCGAACTGCCGCGGGCCGCGCTGACCGCCGGTCAGATCGCGGAGGCGGCGGAGTTCTTCAGCTTCGGCACGAACGACCTGACGCAGACGGTGTGGGGCTTCAGCCGGGACGACGTGGAGGCCTCGTTCTTCACGGCGTACCTGGAGAAGGGCATCTTCGGCGTCTCCCCCTTCGAGACGATCGACAAGGACGGCGTCGGCTCCCTGGTGAAACTCGCCGCCGACGCCGGCCGCGCCACCCGCCCCGACCTGAAACTCGGCGTCTGCGGCGAACACGGCGGCGACCCGGAGTCGGTCCACTTCTTCCACGAGGTGGGTCTGGACTACGTATCGTGCTCGCCGTTCCGGATCCCGGTGGCGCGGCTTGAGGCCGGCCGCGCGGCGTCTACGTCGAAGGGCAGCGACCACCGCTGACCTGCTATATCGAGGGGTAGTGATCACCGCTGAGCCTCACGTCGAGGGGCGGCGACTATCGCTGACCTTCCCGACTCCGGAGCCGCCGTCGGTCACCCCGACCCTCACCGACGCGATGGCGGCTCCGGTGTGTGAAAGGAAAGAGGGCGGCGCCTGTGCGGAGGCGCCGCCCTCTCGGCGCGACGGCCGAGGTCAGCGCACCGTGCGGAAGAACGCTCGGACGTCGTCCACCAGCAGGTCCGGGGCCTCCATCGCCAGGAAGTGGCCGCCGCGGTCGAGTTCGGTCCACCGTACGACGTTGTGGTCGCGCTCGGCCCAGGGGCGGATGGCCACGTCGTTGGCGGTCAGGAGGACCGCGGTGGGTGCGGTGCCGCGCCCGCTGAGGTCCCACGTGGCGGCGGAGATCTCCTCGTAGTAGATCTGGGCGGCCGAGGCGGCGGTGGCGGTGAACCAGTACAGGGAGATGCCGGTCAGCATGTGGTCACGGTCGATGCTGTCCTCCGGCAGTCCGTCCTCGGGGAAGCTGTGCTCCTTGAACTTCTCGACGATCCAGGCCAGTTGGCCGACGGGGGAGTCGGTGAGGGCGTAGCCGACCGTCTGCGGGCGCTTGGAGTTGCACTGCAGGTAGCCGTCGTTGAAGTTCTGCATCCGGTCCCAGCGCCGCTGCTCGGCCTCGGTCAGGCCGTCCATCTCGCCCTCGACGCCCACTGGGAAGGTGAGCAGGCCGTGGACGTGGATGCCGGTGAGGTGTTCCGGGTCCTGTTTGCCCATCGCCGGGGCGACCCAGGCGCCGGTGTCGTAGCCATGGACGCCGTAACGGCCGTAGCCGAGGCGGGACATGAGGCCCGTGAGCAGCGTGGCCATCTTCGCCGCGTTCATGCCGGGGCCGGCCAGGGGTGTGGAGAAGGCGAAGCCCGGGAGGGAGGGGACGACCAGGTGGAAGGCGTCCGCCGGGTTGCCACCGTAGGCGCGGGGGTCGGACAGCGGGCCGATGACGTCGAGGAAGTCCACCACCGAGCCCGGCCAGCCGTGCAGCAGCATCAGCGGTGTGGCATCGGGCTCGGGCGAACGTACGTGCAGGAAGTGGAGGTTCTGGTCGTCGAGGGTGGTCATGTACTGGGGGAACTTGTTGAGGGACGCCTCCTGCGCCCGCCAGTCGTACGTGGTGCGCCAGTACTCGGCCAGCTCCTTGAGGTAGGCGACCGGGACGCCGCGGCTCCAGCCGACGCCAGGCAGTTCGTCCGGCCAGCGGGTTGCGGCCAGGCGGGCGTGGAGGTCGTCGAGTTGCGTCTGCGGGATGTCGATGTGGAAGGGACGGATGTCGGGGGTGGTCGTGTTCGTGTTCGCCATGACCGTGACGCTAGAAGGCACTTAGGTCAGGAACGTTCCTAACCCTCTGGCAGTCTGACAGCATGCTGGAGACGTCCGGACGGCTGCTGAGACTGCTGTCCCTTTTGCAGACCCACGATGACCGGTCCGGGACCGAGCTCGCCGGCCGCCTCGGCGTCAGCGGTCGCACGCTCCGCCGTGACGTGGAGCGGCTGCGCGAACTCGGCTACCCGGTGCAGGCCACCCGGGGAACCGCTGGTTACCGGCTCGGGGCCGGGACCACGCTGCCGCCGCTGCTGCTTGACGACGACGAGGCCGTCGCCGTCGTGGTCGGCCTGCGCACGGCGGCCGGTGGATCGGTCGCCGGAATCGAGGAGTCCTCGCTGCGCGCGCTGACCAAGCTGGAGCAGGTGCTGCCCGCACGGCTGCGTTACCGGGTGAACACCCTGCACGCCGCGACCGTCCGGGCGGGTGAGGCTCCGGCCCCCAAGGTCTCCCCGGACGTCCTGATGGCCGTTGCCGAGGCGTGTCGCCGGCACGAGTGGCTGAGGTTCGACTACACCGACGCCCGCGGCAAGGGCGGAATCCGCTCGGTCGAGCCGCACAGCCTGGTGAGCTTCGGCCGCCACTGGTACCTGGTCGCCTGGGACACCGACCGCGCCGACTGGCGCACCTTCCGCGTCGACCGGCTCACCCCGCGCACGCCGACGGGCCCGCGCTTCACGCCTCGGGAAGTCCCCCACGGGGACGTGGCCACGTATCTCGCCCACCAACTGTCCACGCAGGCATGGCCGTTCAGAGCCACCGTCACCCTGCACGAGTCCGCCGCGGCGGTCGCCGACCGCGTCTGGCCCGGCATGGGCGTCCTCGAACCCGTCGACGACCACAGCTGCCTGCTGCACCTGGGCGCCGACAACCCCCGCGACCTCGCCTGGATGATCACCTCGGTCGACGCCGACTTCTCCCTGACCGAGGCCCCGCCCGAACTCGCTGAGACCCTGCGCGCCCAGGCCGTCCGCTGCCTGACCGCCGTACGAGAGACGTGACGCATCGTCAGTGGGTGCTGGTGCGACGCCCTGTCGCTTGCGAGCAGCAGGGCCGGAGGACCGGCCGGGAGCAGGAACCGGCCTTGTACGGCCGCCTTGACGGCGTCGGCCATGGGCCGCCAGGACAGCTTGAAGTCCGCCTCGGCAGGGGTGAGTTGCTGTGGGCTGCAGGTGAGTGAGGTGGCCTCGAAGAGGTGCACGCGTGCGGCCGAGTCGAGCGTGATGGCGTAGGAGCCGAGGGGTCTCCAGGCCACAGCGGTGATGCCGGCTTGCTGACGCGGGAGCCAGGTCCGGCGGGCGAAAGGCGCCGTAGGGTGAACGCGGCGACCATGCCACCGCGCGTGCGGTCTTTACTCGCCCCGCCAAATGTTGTCGAAGGCCGCCTCGTCGAGGGCTCGCCGCTGCCGTTCGGCTTCCAGGCTCCTTACCGCGTCATGGACGGCGGCGAGCACTGTCGCCACGGCATCGTCGGCCACGCTCGGTGACTCTCTCGTCGGCTTGTCGCCGATCCCGACGGCCGCCGCGAGGGCTGTGAGGACGGGCTCCTCCGATGCCCAGCGGTTCGCCGCCCGGCGGCGTGCGGGCGAATCCACCAGCACCAGGTGAGCGGGCTGGAAGATCATCCAGGGGCGGCGTCGCCGAGTGAGCCGGCCTTCCGCTTCGAGGGCGGTCAGATAGGCCGCGGACAGGCCGCGGCCTCTGCGCCACAGCCAGTCGCCGACCGACTCGTACGGCGGTTGTCGCGCAAGTGACGACGCGGCCTCATCCAATTCCTGATCAGCTGTGGCTCGCCGGTCGCTCGGCACGATGTGGTCACCGTCCAGTGTGATGGCCCGGGCCTCCAGGAGGTCGATCAGCTCGGCTCCCGCGAGCGCAAGGGACAGATCGCCTTGTTCCGGAGGATGGCTGGCCGTCAAGTCCATGGCGGTGATCAACAGGTCCCGCGGTGTGGTCATGAATGACTCCGTCTCACCTCGAGGAGCAATCGGGGCTGCCGCTGGCCGCTGCCGCGGGCGGTGGCCTCATGCGGGCGGTAGCGGGACGCGCATGTAGACCGTGCCGCGCAGGTCCAGCCATGCGGCGTCGGGGGCCCGTACGAGTCGCAGGATCACCGTGTCGCAGCTCGGGCAGCGGGCCACCAGGCCCGGGGCGTGCGCGTACACGCGCAGGTCGGCGACGACAGCGGTGCGCCCGCAGCCGGCGCAGCGCCCGGAGGCTGCGGTGACGTCCGCGGTGAACAGTTCGCCCAGAGGGCCGGCGAGCGCGTTGCCGTCCTCGTAATCCGTGGTGTCCTGTCGGTCCATGTCAGTCTCCCGTGGGGCCGAAGCGTTCGGTTCTGATCCGGCGCGGGTCGTGGCCCAGCGCCACCAGCTGGGCCGCGGCGGTCTCGACGAAGCCGGTCGGCCCGCAGACGAAGCAGACCGGCTCGAACTCCGGTGGCCAGCCGTGGGCCTGCAGGTCCGCGAGTTGCAGGCGCTTGGCGGGTCTCGGCCACCCCTCAGGCGTGTGCCGGGTGTAGAGGTGGGTGACCTCCAGGCCGCCGTCACCGGGCTGCGGGGTGCGCAGTTCGGAGGCGTAGTACCCGTCCTCGGGGGTGCGGACCGAGTAGATCAGCCGGAAGGGGGTGCGGCTGCCGAGGCTGCGGCGCGTGCGGATCATGGCCATCAGCGGCGCGATCCCCGATCCGCCGCCCACCAGCAGCACCGGCCGGATGTCTGCCGGGCGCCAGACGAACCAGCCACCCACCGGGCCCCGGATCTCCACCAGGTCACCGATCTCCATCACATCGGCCAGGTACGGCGAGACCTCTCCGTCGGGCGCGCGCTGCACCGTCAGCTCGAACCGGTCGCCGTCGGGTGCCGAGGTCAGCGAATAGCTGCGCTGGGTGCTGTAGCCGTCCTCGGCCGTCAGCCGCACATCCACGTGCTGGCCGGCCAGGTGTCCGGACCAGCCGGGCACGTCGAAGACCAGCGTGCGGGCCGAAGGCGTCTCGTCGCGCAGACCGACCAGCCGGGCGGCCTGCCAGGTCAGGGGCGCTTTCAGTCGCCCTGGTACCGCTGCTCGCGCCACGGGTCACCGTAGTCGTGGTAGCCGAGGCTCTCCCAGAACCCCGGCTCGTCCTCGGTCAGCAGCCGCATCCCGCGCACCCACTTGGCCGACTTCCACAGATACAGATGCGGCACCAGCAGCCGGGCCGGGCCGCCGTGCACCGGAGCGAGGTCCTCCCCCTCGTACTGGTAGGCGATCCACGCCTCGCCGCCCAGCAGGTCTTCCAGCGGGATGTTCGTCGTGTAGTCACCGTAGGAGTGGACCAGCGCGAACTCGGCCGCCGTCTCCACATCGGCGAACAGCGTGTCCAGCGACACCCCTTCCCAGCCGGTGCCCAGCTTCGACCACTTGGTCACGCAGTGCAGGTCCACTGTCGGCCGCTCGCTCGGCAACGCCAGCAGCTCCCGCCACGACCAGCGGTGGCGCGTACCGCTTTCGGTCGTGATGGTGAACTCCCACTCCTCCCGTGCGATGCTCGGCGTGGGACCGGCCGACAGCACCGGAAAGTCCTCGGTCAGATATTGCCCGGGAGGCAGCTTCACATCCGCTGGGCGCGCCCGGCTGTGAAAGCCCCGCGAAACGATTCCCATGGACCTCCCCATTCCGTCAGAGGGACACGACGCCGACGATCCCGGGGACGACATCTCCATTGTGGGAGACGTGAGCGGAAAACACATGTCGTGGCGCCGTGCCGCCCGAGGCAACGCCTGTGGCCTCTGACCCAAGGTTGTGGCCGGCCGGATACCTCGATGGTCCGCACGGTGATGCAGCGGCCCACTTCGGCGGCGATCGACCGTGCGCGACGCAGCCATGCACCATGCCGTCCCGTACCAGCAGTTCGCCGCGCAGATGGCCACGGCCGAGTAGCTGCGAGACCGGCACGAAGAAGGGGCAACCGTAGGCAGGGGCTTCCCTACCGTGTCCGGCCGACGCCTGCACAAGGCTCATTCGCTTGCGAGCAGCAGGGCCAAAGGACCGGCCGGGAGCAGGAATCGGCCTTGTACGGCCGCCTTGACGGCGTCGACCATGGGCCACCAGGACAGCTTGAAGTCCGCCTCGGCAGAGGTGAGTTGCTGTGGGCCGCAGGTGAGTGAGGTGGCCTCGAAGAGATGCACGCGTGCGGCCGAGTCGAGCGTGATGGCGTAGGAGCCGAGGGACCTCCAGACCACAGCGGTGATGCCGGCCTCTTCCAGAAGCTCCCGGCGAGCGCACTGCTCGGGACTTTCCCCGTCTTCTCTGCGTCCGCCGGGAAGGAAGAGGAACTCACCATCGTGCCGGGGAAAGTGCGCGCTCAGGAGGGCTACGAGGCCGTCCGAGTCGCGGGCCACCACCACTGAGGCATCGCGGGTGGGCCCGCGGCTCTGGATGTCGTCACTCATGCCACGCGAGCGTAGCGAGGATCAGTTCACCCAGGCGGCGAACGGCACGTTCATGACGACGGGGTGCGCGATCCCTCGGCCGTGGTAACCGTCTTCGCCGTATGCGTCACCGTGGTCGGCGCACATGATGACCAACCACCGTTTTCTGGCCGTAAGGGTCGTGATCAAGCAGGCGAGGTGGGCGTCGGCGTAGGAGAGTGCAGCCTTCTGAGAGGCCGGGGTGTCGCGGCTCTCGGCGATGTAGTGGCCGTGCGGCACGTGCGTGGCCGAGACATTGACGAACAGGTACAGAGGGCGTCGGTCGTAGCGTTCAGCGACTTCGAGAGCCTGGTCGACCTGGTGTCGGGTCGAGTCCGGCTCGGGTGAGCAGAACTCGGGCCGCCAGTGGTCTTCGTCGAAGAGGTTCGGCAACACCGAACCGAGTGGCGTCTCACGGGAGAAGTACGTCACCCCGCCCACGCACGCGGTGAGGTACCCGTGCTGCCGAAGCCCTTCGAGGAGATTGGGAGCGTCGAAGACGAAGGTCTCCTCGGCCACCTTTTTGAAGGCGGGCGGGCGGCACTCCCACAACCGTGGAGGCTGCTCTGGTCGTGGCACCTTGGGGAGGAAGCCGCTGAAGAACGCGAAGTGAGCCGGGAGCGTGAAGCTGCCAGGAGTGTGCCGCAGCTCCCATCCTCCGCTGGGCAGGAGACTCTTCAGGCCCGGCGTGAGCCCGACGTCCAGGGCGGTCCTGGCAACGTCGTAGCGGAGGGAGTCGAGGGTGACGAAGAGGATGCTCGTGCCGGACCCGATGATCTCGGCTGCGTCGATCACGATCGTCCTCCCTCGGTGAACTGGTCGTGCCATGGCTCGATCGTCCCCTTGGCCTTCGCGTTCACTGGGATGGGGACGCGGTCTTCCGCGATCAGACGGCGGATCCCGGCGAGACCGTTGGTGTCGTCCAGAAGGATGCCGTGGCTGTTGAAGAGCTTGATGTGCACGGTGGGCGCCTCGGCAACTCCGCTTGCCCTGACCATCGCGCCGGGTACGCCGTTGAAGCACGCGAGGGTCCTCAGCAGATGTTCCTCGGTCTGGTGGCCGATGAAGCGGACGTTGCACGCGTAATGCTGGGCGTTGATGGCGCCTCTGCAGAACCGCTGCGCGAACTCGGGGGTGAGAGGGTGTCCGTCGTGCGCCACCACGATCCTGCGGGCCTTCTGTGTGACGACGAGACAGGCCCCGAGCCACCACGCCACGGCCTTGTGGATCTCGCCGGGGTATGTGCCCACGGCGCCGCCGTCGCGGATAACCGCTTCAGTGTCAATGGAGTTGAGCACTTGGTCCCTCACCGAGATGGTCGATGATCCAGTCGGCCAGGTCGTCTGGTGATTTCCCGTTGGTGTCGAGCAGGACGGCCGTGGGATCGGTGCTGGCGACCGCTTCGAAGTTGTCGAGGAGGTGGGCAAGCCGTCCGGGCGTGCGAAGCAAGGCGATGTCGTCGTCCTTCAAGTCGCGCTTGCTTGCGAGCCGCTGACGCAGGGAGGATTCCGAGCAGCGGAGGTAGAAGGTGTGCGTCGGTGCGTCCAGGTAGGGGCGGAAGGGTGCGAGCAATTTGTTGACCGTTTCGACGTTCACCCCGTGCACGGCAGCGTGGCAGGCGATCACCGACGACACGTACCGATCGGCGATCACCGGGGTGATCTGCCGTGTCCGGCGGATCGAGTCGGAGCAGTGCAGGACGCCGGAGAGGTAGAACGCGAACTGGGGAAGCGCCCGCAGTTGGGTGTTCACCGGCTGGGACCAGTCGGAGTGCGGCACGGGGAGCGTGTGGGTACAGGCGCCGTTCAGTCGCTCGGCGAGGACTTTGGCCAGTGTCGACTTGCCGATGCCCGAGACGCCTTCGAGGACGATCAGCGGTAGGCCGGGCTCGTCGAAGGACGCGGGCTGGTAGGGGAGAGGGAGTTTCACAGCGTCCCTTCGGTGAACGATGTGACGTGTCCGGCGACGGCCTCGGCCAGGCGCTCGGGATCGGCCAGGAGTGCCTTGAGATCCAGGCGCAGGTCCTCGCGCAGAAGACACGGCTGGAGGCCGCCGGAGTGGTCGAAGCGCAGCGCCCAGAAGCCTTCGACGCACTTGGCTCGGACGGGGCACGTGCCGCATTGGCCGACGTGGTGGCGGCCGAGATTGCGGTGGATGACGTCGATCTCCACACCGTCGACCCGGAACACGCGGCGCCCTTGGCCGACACCGGCCACCTCTGTGTGCTCGTTGGTGGTCAGCGTGCGGAGATAGCTCACGATCTCGTCGGCCGAAATGGCAGAGGATGCGCGATCTTCGTTGAAGTCCGTTCCCACGAGCTCGATGAACTGGATCGGCATCCTGCGGTCCAGGGCGAAGTGCAGGATGTCCCGGATCTCGTGCGCGTTCTCCCTCTGGAGCAGGGTGTTCAGCTCAACGCGTTCGAATGTGTCGCGTGCCGCCTCGACGCCGTCGAGGACAGCGTTGATTCCGATGCGTGTCTTGGCGATGGCTCGTAGTGACTCGTCGGAGAAGTAGTGGAGGCTGACCTTCACCTTGTCCAACGGGGAACGGGCCAGCCACTCCTGATTTGCCTGTACGAGCAGGCCGTTGGTGATCAGCGTGTACGAGGCGTCGGCATCTGCCTCGGGGAGCTGTTCCAGTACGGGGCGGGCCAAACGGGAGACGAGGGGCTCTCCTCCCGTGAAGTAGACGCGGCGCAGCCCGGCATCCATGAGCGCGGTGATCACGGTGACGTAGTGCGCCGCGCACAACGAGCGCCTGCGCGGCTGCTGATTGCGGTCCTCTCGGGTCCGCGGGGGTGGAACATCGCCTTCGTTGTGGCAGAACCAGCACAGCAGGTTGCAGGCGGGCCCGAAGGAGACGCGCAACTGCCCCCGAAGGGCGGCGAAGTTCTGTAGCGCGGTCCAGTCGACCGGGGGTGCGGAAAGCGGGGCCTGAGCAGTGTGCACAGGTACCTCCCAAGGGAAGGGGCCCAAGGGCCCTGACAGGAGTTTGTTCCTCGATGGGTGGGGAGCAGGCGCAGAGGTGTGCCCCTCGCCCTGCGCCCGTTCTTGAGTCCGTGCAGAACTCGTCGCACAACGCCAGCGCGGGATCGTCGCGTTTCGGAGGCTTATGGGTTCAGTGTTCGGCCGGCGGGCACCCGCAGTTCGGCCCAAACGACCTTGTCCGTGGTGTCGGTC carries:
- a CDS encoding GOLPH3/VPS74 family protein; translation: MTTPRDLLITAMDLTASHPPEQGDLSLALAGAELIDLLEARAITLDGDHIVPSDRRATADQELDEAASSLARQPPYESVGDWLWRRGRGLSAAYLTALEAEGRLTRRRRPWMIFQPAHLVLVDSPARRRAANRWASEEPVLTALAAAVGIGDKPTRESPSVADDAVATVLAAVHDAVRSLEAERQRRALDEAAFDNIWRGE
- a CDS encoding NUDIX hydrolase, with the protein product MSDDIQSRGPTRDASVVVARDSDGLVALLSAHFPRHDGEFLFLPGGRREDGESPEQCARRELLEEAGITAVVWRSLGSYAITLDSAARVHLFEATSLTCGPQQLTSAEADFKLSWWPMVDAVKAAVQGRFLLPAGPLALLLASE
- a CDS encoding helix-turn-helix transcriptional regulator — translated: MLETSGRLLRLLSLLQTHDDRSGTELAGRLGVSGRTLRRDVERLRELGYPVQATRGTAGYRLGAGTTLPPLLLDDDEAVAVVVGLRTAAGGSVAGIEESSLRALTKLEQVLPARLRYRVNTLHAATVRAGEAPAPKVSPDVLMAVAEACRRHEWLRFDYTDARGKGGIRSVEPHSLVSFGRHWYLVAWDTDRADWRTFRVDRLTPRTPTGPRFTPREVPHGDVATYLAHQLSTQAWPFRATVTLHESAAAVADRVWPGMGVLEPVDDHSCLLHLGADNPRDLAWMITSVDADFSLTEAPPELAETLRAQAVRCLTAVRET
- a CDS encoding dTMP kinase, with translation MKLPLPYQPASFDEPGLPLIVLEGVSGIGKSTLAKVLAERLNGACTHTLPVPHSDWSQPVNTQLRALPQFAFYLSGVLHCSDSIRRTRQITPVIADRYVSSVIACHAAVHGVNVETVNKLLAPFRPYLDAPTHTFYLRCSESSLRQRLASKRDLKDDDIALLRTPGRLAHLLDNFEAVASTDPTAVLLDTNGKSPDDLADWIIDHLGEGPSAQLH
- a CDS encoding STM4013/SEN3800 family hydrolase gives rise to the protein MIDAAEIIGSGTSILFVTLDSLRYDVARTALDVGLTPGLKSLLPSGGWELRHTPGSFTLPAHFAFFSGFLPKVPRPEQPPRLWECRPPAFKKVAEETFVFDAPNLLEGLRQHGYLTACVGGVTYFSRETPLGSVLPNLFDEDHWRPEFCSPEPDSTRHQVDQALEVAERYDRRPLYLFVNVSATHVPHGHYIAESRDTPASQKAALSYADAHLACLITTLTARKRWLVIMCADHGDAYGEDGYHGRGIAHPVVMNVPFAAWVN
- the ppdK gene encoding pyruvate, phosphate dikinase; translation: MSENKDPHVTGSDAQGVKFVYDFTEGNKDLKDLLGGKGANLAEMTNLGLPVPPGFTITTEACKTYLESGAEPAALRDEVSAHLDALEEKMGKKLGQADNPLLVSVRSGAKFSMPGMMDTVLNIGLSDKSVQGLAKQAGDDRFAWDSYRRLIQMFGKTVLGVDGELFEDALEAAKVAKKVTVDTELEAADLKKLVTKFKKIVKTEAGRDFPQDPREQMDLAIHAVFDSWNTDRAKLYRRQERIPHDLGTAVNVCSMVFGNLGPDSGTGVAFTRDPASGHQGVYGDYLQNAQGEDVVAGIRNTVPLADLEKIDKKSYDQLMQIMETLENHYKDLCDIEFTIERGQLWMLQTRVGKRTAGAAFRIATQLVDQGLIDEAEALQRVNGAQLAQLMFPRFDEDTKVETVGRGIAASPGAAVGKAVFDSYTAVKWSRSGEKVILVRRETNPDDLDGMIAAEGILTSRGGKTSHAAVVARGMGKTCVCGAEELEVDTKRRRMTVPGGHVVEEGDLISIDGSSGKVYLGEVPVVPSPVVEYFEGRMHAGAQDADELVEAVHRIMAFADRKRRLRVRANADNAEDAMRARRFGAQGIGLCRTEHMFLGDRRELVERLILADTEDEREESLKQLLPLQKQDFVELFSAMDGLPVTVRLLDPPLHEFLPDITELSVRVALAEARQEPHENLLRLLQAVHRLHEQNPMLGLRGVRLGLVIPGLFTMQVRAIAEAAAERKNAKGDPRAEIMIPLVGTVQELEIVREEADQVVAEVEAATGTELKLSIGTMIELPRAALTAGQIAEAAEFFSFGTNDLTQTVWGFSRDDVEASFFTAYLEKGIFGVSPFETIDKDGVGSLVKLAADAGRATRPDLKLGVCGEHGGDPESVHFFHEVGLDYVSCSPFRIPVARLEAGRAASTSKGSDHR
- a CDS encoding ferredoxin reductase; the protein is MARAAVPGRLKAPLTWQAARLVGLRDETPSARTLVFDVPGWSGHLAGQHVDVRLTAEDGYSTQRSYSLTSAPDGDRFELTVQRAPDGEVSPYLADVMEIGDLVEIRGPVGGWFVWRPADIRPVLLVGGGSGIAPLMAMIRTRRSLGSRTPFRLIYSVRTPEDGYYASELRTPQPGDGGLEVTHLYTRHTPEGWPRPAKRLQLADLQAHGWPPEFEPVCFVCGPTGFVETAAAQLVALGHDPRRIRTERFGPTGD
- a CDS encoding radical SAM protein, encoding MHTAQAPLSAPPVDWTALQNFAALRGQLRVSFGPACNLLCWFCHNEGDVPPPRTREDRNQQPRRRSLCAAHYVTVITALMDAGLRRVYFTGGEPLVSRLARPVLEQLPEADADASYTLITNGLLVQANQEWLARSPLDKVKVSLHYFSDESLRAIAKTRIGINAVLDGVEAARDTFERVELNTLLQRENAHEIRDILHFALDRRMPIQFIELVGTDFNEDRASSAISADEIVSYLRTLTTNEHTEVAGVGQGRRVFRVDGVEIDVIHRNLGRHHVGQCGTCPVRAKCVEGFWALRFDHSGGLQPCLLREDLRLDLKALLADPERLAEAVAGHVTSFTEGTL
- a CDS encoding sulfite oxidase-like oxidoreductase, with the translated sequence MGIVSRGFHSRARPADVKLPPGQYLTEDFPVLSAGPTPSIAREEWEFTITTESGTRHRWSWRELLALPSERPTVDLHCVTKWSKLGTGWEGVSLDTLFADVETAAEFALVHSYGDYTTNIPLEDLLGGEAWIAYQYEGEDLAPVHGGPARLLVPHLYLWKSAKWVRGMRLLTEDEPGFWESLGYHDYGDPWREQRYQGD
- a CDS encoding DUF6510 family protein, whose protein sequence is MDRQDTTDYEDGNALAGPLGELFTADVTAASGRCAGCGRTAVVADLRVYAHAPGLVARCPSCDTVILRLVRAPDAAWLDLRGTVYMRVPLPPA
- a CDS encoding epoxide hydrolase family protein translates to MANTNTTTPDIRPFHIDIPQTQLDDLHARLAATRWPDELPGVGWSRGVPVAYLKELAEYWRTTYDWRAQEASLNKFPQYMTTLDDQNLHFLHVRSPEPDATPLMLLHGWPGSVVDFLDVIGPLSDPRAYGGNPADAFHLVVPSLPGFAFSTPLAGPGMNAAKMATLLTGLMSRLGYGRYGVHGYDTGAWVAPAMGKQDPEHLTGIHVHGLLTFPVGVEGEMDGLTEAEQRRWDRMQNFNDGYLQCNSKRPQTVGYALTDSPVGQLAWIVEKFKEHSFPEDGLPEDSIDRDHMLTGISLYWFTATAASAAQIYYEEISAATWDLSGRGTAPTAVLLTANDVAIRPWAERDHNVVRWTELDRGGHFLAMEAPDLLVDDVRAFFRTVR